The Malus sylvestris chromosome 3, drMalSylv7.2, whole genome shotgun sequence genomic sequence GTTGATTTGACACAAGTGGAACCTGCAACATATAAGTCTGCGTTGAAATCCCCAGTTTGGTTTAATGCTATGAAAGATGAGATATTGGCTTTGCATAATCAGGGAACATGGTCATTGGTTCCATTGCCCCGTCACAAGAATTTAATTGGGTGTAAATGGGTATATAAGATCAAAAAGAATGCTGATGGCTCAATTGGGAGGTATAAGGCACGGCTGGTGGCAAAAGGCTTTAATCAAGAAGAATGAATCGATTATGGAGAGACTTTTAGCCCTGTTGTTAAACCTACAACAGTGAGAATCGTTCTAGCTTTATCAGCACATTTTGGTTGGACATTGAGACAATTAGATGTGAAAAATGCCTTCCTCCATGGCATATTACAAGAAGAGGTCTACATGACACAGCCACCTGGGTTTGTTGATCTTAAACATGAAGATTATGTTTGTCGATTACACAAATCGCTTTATGGGTTGAAACAGGCACCACGGGCATGGAATGAAAGGTTCACTACTTTTCTACCTTCCTTAGGGTTCAAGTCTACATTTGCAGATTCATCTTTATTTGTAAAAATTGTTGACACATATGTGGTGATTCTGTTgttgtatgttgatgatattatcaTCACAGGCAGCCATCCACAAGCTATCACTGAGGTTATTCAAGCTCTTACTCATGAGTTTGATATGAAAGACTTGGGACCTCTTCATTATTTTCTAGGCATTCAAATTGTACAGAACAAGAATGGTTTGTTTCTCTCTCAAGACAAGTATGTTACGGATCTGCTTACTAAATCTGATATGCTACTGTCCAAACCGTGTGCTACTCCATGTTTGCCTTACAACCGTCTTCTCAGCAATGATGGCAAGCCTTTTAATAATCCTACAATGTACAGGAGCTTGGTTGGTGCTCTCCAGTACTTGACTTTTACGCGGCCTGACATTGCTTTCGCAGTGCATCAGGTCTGCCAGTTTATGCAGCGACCAATGGACTCCCACTTTATGGCTGTCAAACGGATTCTTAGGTACTTAAAGGCTACTCGAGGCTGTGGTATTCAGTATATCCGAGGCTCCCTTGATCTTAGTGCCTATAGTGATGCAGACTGGGCGGGTGATCCGAATGATAGACGGTCCACAACTGGAATGGTGGTGTTCTTGGGGTCTAATCCCATTTCATGGATGTCTAAGAAACAACAAACTGTCTCTCGCTCATCAACTGAGGCTGAATATCGAGCTCTCTCTACTACAGCGGCTGAATTGGATTGGCTTAAATCTCTGTTGTCGTTCTTGCAGATTTCTTTGGCCGAGCCCCCATTACTTTTCTGTGACAACCTGTCTGCAATTGCACTGACTTGCAATCCAATTCAACATCAACGTACGAAACATATTGAGGTTGATGTCCATTTTGTTCGAGAAAGGGTCGCAAAACAGCAACTACATGTTCAGTTTGTATCGTCTACTGAGCAGTTTGCAGATATCCTCACCAAGGGTCTTTCTGCACCACTCTTTCAGACTCATTATGCCAATCTCAGGCTCAATTTCTCTGCCCCTGAGCTTGAGGGGGGATGATAGGTGTACTAAGATTCTATAGCTGTGATATAAGAGTTAGTTAAGGTGGTTATTGTGTGGCTTAGAGTGTAAGCTACCAATACAAATAAATACATGTTGTAATAGTGAGTTGTAACtaacaagaaagaaaatacaATTCTTgattctctctctact encodes the following:
- the LOC126615483 gene encoding uncharacterized mitochondrial protein AtMg00810-like, which gives rise to MTQPPGFVDLKHEDYVCRLHKSLYGLKQAPRAWNERFTTFLPSLGFKSTFADSSLFVKIVDTYVVILLLYVDDIIITGSHPQAITEVIQALTHEFDMKDLGPLHYFLGIQIVQNKNGLFLSQDKYVTDLLTKSDMLLSKPCATPCLPYNRLLSNDGKPFNNPTMYRSLVGALQYLTFTRPDIAFAVHQVCQFMQRPMDSHFMAVKRILRYLKATRGCGIQYIRGSLDLSAYSDADWAGDPNDRRSTTGMVVFLGSNPISWMSKKQQTVSRSSTEAEYRALSTTAAELDWLKSLLSFLQISLAEPPLLFCDNLSAIALTCNPIQHQRTKHIEVDVHFVRERVAKQQLHVQFVSSTEQFADILTKGLSAPLFQTHYANLRLNFSAPELEGG